One region of Candidatus Polarisedimenticolaceae bacterium genomic DNA includes:
- the tyrS gene encoding tyrosine--tRNA ligase, with the protein MSATGSFLPVDEQMEVLGRGAVDLVTIAELKRKLARSIETQTPLTVKVGFDPTAPDIHLGHVVLLRKMRQFQDLGHRVVFVIGDFTAMIGDPTGRSKTRPPLTRDQIEANAETYKRQCFKVLDPEVTEIRFNSEWLGALGSEGFLRLAASYNVARMLERKHFKERFAAGVQISLHEFLYPLAQAYDSVFLKADVELGGTDQLFNLNVGRDIMPGYGVEPQIVLTTPLLEGLDGVEKMSKSLGNYVGVEEAPSSVFGKIMSISDDLMWRYYLLCTDVSESAIGQMKKLVAEKTLHPKKVKQGLAMRIIADFHGEKAAETALAEFERVFTGDGVPDDVPVFDVESTGGRVFLPKLLVACGLVKSNSDAMRVIAQGGVHVDGEKVAPGTRDVDAPAGATVLVKVGKRHFARARFS; encoded by the coding sequence GTGAGCGCCACAGGTTCGTTTTTGCCCGTCGATGAGCAAATGGAGGTCCTCGGCCGGGGCGCCGTCGACCTCGTCACGATCGCCGAGCTGAAGCGCAAGCTCGCGCGCTCGATCGAGACGCAGACGCCCCTGACGGTGAAGGTCGGGTTCGACCCGACGGCGCCGGACATCCACCTGGGGCACGTCGTGCTCCTGCGGAAGATGCGCCAGTTCCAGGACCTCGGGCACCGGGTCGTCTTCGTGATCGGCGACTTCACCGCGATGATCGGCGACCCGACCGGGCGGTCGAAAACGCGGCCGCCGCTCACGCGCGATCAGATCGAGGCGAACGCCGAGACGTACAAGCGGCAGTGCTTCAAGGTGCTCGACCCGGAGGTCACCGAGATCCGCTTCAACAGCGAGTGGCTCGGCGCCCTCGGGTCGGAGGGGTTCCTCCGTCTGGCGGCGAGCTACAACGTGGCGCGGATGCTCGAGCGGAAGCACTTCAAGGAGCGCTTCGCAGCCGGGGTGCAGATCTCGCTTCACGAGTTTCTCTACCCGCTCGCGCAGGCGTACGACTCGGTCTTCCTCAAGGCAGACGTCGAGCTGGGCGGGACCGACCAGCTCTTCAACCTCAACGTCGGGCGCGACATCATGCCGGGCTACGGCGTCGAGCCGCAGATCGTGCTGACGACGCCGCTGCTCGAGGGGCTCGACGGCGTCGAGAAGATGTCGAAGTCGCTCGGGAACTACGTCGGCGTCGAGGAGGCGCCGTCATCGGTCTTCGGGAAGATCATGTCGATCTCGGACGACCTGATGTGGCGCTACTACTTGCTCTGCACCGACGTCTCCGAGTCGGCGATCGGCCAGATGAAGAAGCTCGTCGCCGAGAAGACGCTGCACCCGAAGAAGGTGAAGCAGGGGCTCGCGATGCGGATCATCGCGGACTTCCACGGCGAGAAGGCGGCAGAAACCGCGCTCGCCGAGTTCGAGCGCGTGTTCACCGGAGACGGCGTGCCCGACGACGTGCCCGTGTTCGACGTCGAGTCGACGGGCGGCAGGGTCTTCCTGCCGAAGCTCCTCGTCGCGTGCGGTCTCGTGAAGTCGAACAGCGATGCGATGCGGGTCATCGCGCAGGGCGGTGTCCACGTGGACGGCGAGAAGGTCGCTCCCGGCACTCGCGACGTCGACGCGCCGGCCGGCGCCACCGTGCTCGTGAAGGTCGGCAAGCGTCACTTCGCGCGCGCGCGATTCTCGTGA
- a CDS encoding SpoIID/LytB domain-containing protein → MTALLLALAASAASPADDAIRAAATAANAKGTLYRVGLDLGHRVMIGSDRPFRVVEPQTGATPWKDTYTAELAFLADGGPEGEPASVFRIQVGAYGTQEAAEQERAALEKALGAPVVARFVPDRGSWRVRAGAAKDRAALAPLLAKLRDMGRKGIWIAEEPQEAPGPVTIRLVDTLWNTQLTTSKRLLAIPTDGGTLKVGGKPYRGVVEVRVDASGRLRAVDWVELESYLRGVVPSELGPEIWPQIEALKAQAVAARTYAMANAGQFEDEGFDICATPRCQAYGGAEAEHPLSDRAVSETRGEIASYEGKPIDALYTATCGGHTEDAKEIFPEQAAPYLVGVPCRAEGEALARTRKTVTGAAPAGITTESGEDVTRDAWLLGVSGVFGDTSRLAKVLAHPVSATTLRQWTAAVARLSGRPAPAGTPIAPSSLPKAALAIARDFAWDERARILLADADVDAVLRDAAIRTLPEDERRALVYLVAQGALHPAPDGRWLLEREPTGATLAAALARIGDAYDAFDLEEGTIVAVEGRKLQVARGKASASWTLADAPRLFTAAGTRNFPVASLALWPGDRVRAHHDGSGRVDFLELRPPAKGLSDDRSAAVYQWEVRTSGADLEAAINKRVSVGKLRDLRILKRGVSGRIVQIEVVGQAGSTVVTGFDVRNLLDLRESLTVIELQRDAGGAITAAVFAGKGWGHGVGLCQVGAYGMALRGASYREILEHYYPGIAISKSADGADSAH, encoded by the coding sequence TTGACCGCACTTCTCCTCGCGCTCGCGGCCTCGGCCGCGTCTCCCGCCGACGACGCGATCCGCGCCGCGGCCACGGCGGCGAACGCCAAGGGAACGCTTTACCGCGTCGGCCTCGACCTCGGCCACCGGGTCATGATCGGCTCCGACCGGCCGTTCCGCGTCGTCGAACCTCAGACGGGCGCCACCCCGTGGAAGGACACGTACACGGCAGAGCTGGCGTTCCTCGCGGACGGCGGGCCGGAAGGGGAGCCGGCGTCGGTCTTCCGGATCCAGGTCGGCGCCTACGGAACGCAGGAGGCGGCGGAGCAGGAGCGCGCCGCGCTCGAGAAGGCGCTCGGCGCACCGGTCGTCGCGCGCTTCGTCCCCGATCGCGGCTCGTGGCGCGTCCGCGCCGGCGCCGCGAAGGACCGGGCGGCCCTGGCCCCGCTCCTGGCGAAGCTGCGCGACATGGGACGGAAGGGGATCTGGATCGCGGAGGAGCCGCAGGAGGCGCCGGGTCCGGTCACGATCCGTCTCGTCGACACGCTGTGGAACACGCAGCTCACCACGTCGAAGCGCCTGCTCGCGATTCCCACGGATGGGGGCACGCTCAAGGTCGGCGGCAAGCCGTACCGCGGCGTCGTCGAGGTTCGTGTCGACGCGTCCGGGCGCCTGCGCGCCGTCGACTGGGTCGAGCTCGAGAGCTACCTGCGCGGCGTGGTCCCTTCCGAGCTGGGGCCGGAGATCTGGCCGCAGATCGAGGCGCTGAAGGCGCAGGCGGTCGCCGCGCGCACCTACGCGATGGCGAACGCCGGCCAGTTCGAGGACGAAGGGTTCGACATCTGCGCGACTCCGCGCTGCCAGGCGTACGGCGGCGCCGAGGCCGAGCATCCGCTCTCCGACCGCGCGGTCTCCGAGACGCGCGGCGAGATCGCGAGCTACGAGGGCAAGCCGATCGATGCCCTCTACACCGCGACCTGCGGCGGCCACACCGAGGATGCGAAGGAGATCTTCCCCGAGCAGGCGGCGCCCTACCTGGTCGGCGTCCCTTGCCGCGCGGAGGGCGAGGCGCTCGCGCGGACACGAAAGACGGTGACGGGGGCCGCACCGGCGGGGATCACGACCGAGAGCGGCGAGGACGTCACGCGCGACGCCTGGCTCCTCGGCGTATCCGGAGTCTTCGGGGACACCTCCCGCCTCGCGAAGGTGCTGGCGCATCCCGTGAGCGCGACGACGCTCCGGCAGTGGACCGCGGCGGTCGCCCGCCTGTCGGGCCGGCCCGCTCCCGCGGGCACTCCCATCGCCCCGTCGAGCCTGCCGAAGGCGGCCCTGGCGATCGCGCGCGATTTCGCGTGGGACGAGAGGGCGCGCATCCTGCTCGCCGACGCGGATGTCGATGCGGTTCTCCGCGACGCCGCGATCCGCACCCTCCCCGAGGACGAGCGCCGCGCGCTCGTCTACCTCGTGGCGCAGGGCGCGCTCCACCCGGCGCCCGACGGCCGCTGGCTCCTGGAGCGCGAGCCGACGGGGGCGACGCTCGCGGCGGCACTCGCGCGGATCGGCGACGCCTACGACGCCTTCGACCTCGAGGAGGGGACGATCGTCGCCGTCGAGGGCCGGAAGCTCCAGGTCGCGCGCGGGAAGGCGAGCGCCTCGTGGACCCTGGCCGACGCGCCGCGCCTCTTCACCGCCGCCGGCACGCGGAACTTCCCCGTGGCCTCGCTCGCCCTCTGGCCGGGGGACCGGGTCCGCGCCCACCACGACGGAAGCGGCCGCGTCGATTTCCTCGAGCTGCGTCCGCCGGCGAAGGGGCTGTCCGACGACCGATCGGCGGCGGTCTACCAGTGGGAGGTGCGCACGAGCGGCGCCGATCTCGAGGCCGCGATCAACAAGCGCGTCTCGGTCGGCAAGCTGCGCGACCTGCGCATCCTCAAGCGGGGCGTCTCGGGCCGGATCGTGCAGATCGAGGTCGTCGGTCAGGCCGGCAGCACGGTCGTCACGGGGTTCGACGTCAGGAACCTGCTCGACCTCCGCGAGAGCCTGACGGTCATCGAGCTGCAGCGCGACGCCGGCGGAGCGATCACCGCGGCGGTCTTCGCCGGCAAGGGATGGGGGCACGGGGTCGGTCTGTGCCAGGTCGGCGCGTACGGGATGGCGCTCCGCGGCGCGTCCTACCGCGAGATCCTCGAGCATTACTATCCCGGCATTGCGATCTCGAAATCGGCCGACGGCGCGGATAGCGCGCATTGA
- a CDS encoding threonine synthase, with the protein MVSTLEWLECSRCGTAHDLSGPRALCRCGGVLLARYRLEEAARTMTKAAIASRPPSLWRYAEVLPGSDDPVTLGEGMTPLLPARFLAQDLGVDRVLVKDEAANPTGSFKARGMATAVTMARALGIRRIALPSAGNAGSAAAAYGAAAGLGVDLFLPDDTPEPFRLEAAAFGAVVHLVRGDIGVCGRTMREHEDAAQWFDLSTLKEPYRAEGKKTLGYEIAEQLGWRLPDVIVYPTGGGTGLIGMWKAFEEMEHLGLVAAGRRPRMIAAQAEGCAPIVAAFDAGESKAVPWPDPHTYASGLRVPGPLGDTLILKAVRESGGAAVAVSEAEMAGGQLAIARGEGIFACPEGGATLAAARRLVASGQIGHDDEVVLFNTGTGLKYPRIPGLRVP; encoded by the coding sequence GTGGTCTCGACTCTGGAATGGCTCGAATGCTCGCGATGCGGGACGGCGCACGATCTCTCGGGCCCGCGCGCCCTTTGCCGCTGCGGCGGCGTCCTCCTCGCCCGCTACCGCCTCGAGGAGGCGGCACGGACGATGACGAAGGCCGCGATCGCCTCGCGCCCCCCGTCGCTGTGGCGGTACGCCGAGGTACTGCCCGGCTCCGATGACCCCGTGACGCTCGGAGAGGGGATGACGCCGCTCCTCCCCGCGCGGTTCCTCGCCCAGGACCTCGGTGTCGACCGCGTGCTCGTGAAGGACGAGGCGGCGAACCCCACGGGTTCGTTCAAGGCGCGCGGGATGGCGACTGCGGTCACGATGGCGCGCGCGCTCGGCATCCGCCGCATCGCGCTCCCGTCGGCCGGGAACGCCGGGAGCGCCGCCGCGGCGTACGGCGCCGCCGCCGGGCTCGGAGTCGATCTCTTCCTCCCCGACGACACCCCCGAGCCGTTCCGGCTCGAGGCGGCGGCGTTCGGTGCCGTGGTCCACCTCGTCCGCGGCGACATCGGCGTGTGCGGCCGCACGATGCGCGAGCACGAGGACGCCGCGCAGTGGTTCGACCTCTCGACGCTCAAGGAGCCCTATCGCGCCGAGGGAAAGAAGACGCTCGGCTACGAGATCGCCGAGCAGCTCGGCTGGAGGCTGCCCGACGTCATCGTCTACCCGACCGGCGGCGGCACCGGCCTCATCGGGATGTGGAAGGCGTTCGAGGAGATGGAGCACCTCGGACTCGTCGCGGCGGGACGGCGGCCGAGGATGATCGCGGCCCAGGCGGAAGGGTGCGCGCCGATCGTCGCGGCGTTCGACGCGGGAGAGTCGAAGGCGGTGCCGTGGCCCGATCCGCATACCTACGCCTCGGGGCTGCGAGTCCCCGGGCCGCTCGGCGACACGCTGATCTTGAAGGCGGTGCGCGAGTCCGGAGGCGCGGCGGTCGCGGTGTCGGAGGCCGAGATGGCCGGCGGCCAGCTCGCGATCGCGCGCGGCGAGGGGATCTTCGCGTGCCCCGAGGGCGGCGCGACGCTCGCGGCCGCGCGGCGTCTCGTCGCGAGCGGCCAGATCGGCCACGACGACGAGGTCGTCCTCTTCAACACCGGCACCGGACTCAAGTACCCGCGCATCCCGGGGCTGCGCGTGCCGTGA
- the folE gene encoding GTP cyclohydrolase I: protein MDAAKMEAGIRLFLEGLGERFPGDDLEKTPARVARAWADDLVSGYGVDPVAELTWTAAPKGCGPVLLRDVKFASVCVHHLLPFFGKAHVAYLPGERLAGLSKLGRVVDALARRLQIQEHLTIAVAAAVERALAPRAVLVVLDAEHTCMTLRGVRKEGSALLTYAASGLWERDEAARREIFERLAPGRS, encoded by the coding sequence ATGGACGCCGCCAAGATGGAAGCGGGGATCCGCCTCTTCCTCGAGGGGCTCGGCGAGCGCTTTCCGGGCGACGACCTCGAGAAGACGCCGGCGCGGGTCGCGCGCGCCTGGGCCGACGACCTCGTCTCGGGCTACGGCGTCGATCCAGTCGCCGAGCTGACGTGGACGGCGGCGCCGAAGGGGTGCGGCCCCGTCCTCCTCCGCGACGTGAAGTTCGCGTCGGTGTGCGTCCACCACCTCCTGCCGTTCTTCGGCAAGGCTCACGTGGCGTATCTTCCGGGCGAGAGGCTCGCCGGCCTCTCGAAGCTCGGCCGCGTCGTCGACGCGCTCGCGAGGCGCCTCCAGATCCAGGAGCATCTGACGATCGCGGTCGCCGCGGCGGTCGAGCGCGCGCTCGCGCCGCGTGCCGTGCTCGTCGTTCTCGACGCCGAGCACACCTGCATGACGCTCCGCGGCGTGCGCAAGGAGGGGAGCGCGCTCCTCACGTACGCGGCCTCGGGGCTCTGGGAGCGGGACGAGGCGGCGCGCCGGGAGATCTTCGAGCGCCTCGCACCCGGACGGTCTTGA
- a CDS encoding alpha/beta hydrolase, translated as MNRVGVPVAFTRLDRWLIGAGVAAAAAAVLLLYLSQAIVAPPRPRVSESGRPTIGVALRSSSQGLVLAAASGSAHQAGLKAGDRIVRIGDRTSPTAAMFDAAIAERREGDTVEIEAMRDETRVLANVTVAVKPVTPADIGLPFEEVAFRNGDGLTLRGWYVPPPAGTPGRVPAVAYGHGNGTDRRHWLPVVLAIHRAGFAQILFDFTGRGESDGDVITLGYHEANDLRAACDLLAGRSEVDPLKLAIAGRSMGAVAAIYEAKDDARVKALVLDSPYADLPSLVARTLGAFHLPAFLIERPLLAVAGWRANYTPSSVRPVDAIKDVRVPILLFHGDADRLIPFDDAKALKAAATGPVTFVPLPGLDHNDPRPDAVTDQMVAFLAKTLR; from the coding sequence GTGAACCGGGTCGGCGTTCCGGTGGCCTTCACCCGGCTCGACCGCTGGCTGATCGGCGCGGGGGTCGCCGCGGCGGCCGCGGCCGTGCTGCTGCTCTACCTCTCGCAGGCGATCGTCGCGCCTCCCCGTCCCCGTGTGTCGGAATCGGGGCGCCCGACGATCGGCGTGGCGCTGCGCTCCTCGTCGCAGGGACTCGTCCTGGCCGCGGCCTCGGGTAGCGCGCATCAAGCGGGCCTCAAGGCCGGCGACCGTATCGTCCGCATCGGCGATCGCACGAGCCCGACCGCGGCGATGTTCGATGCGGCGATCGCGGAGCGGCGCGAGGGCGACACCGTCGAGATCGAGGCGATGCGCGACGAGACCCGGGTCCTCGCCAACGTCACCGTGGCGGTCAAGCCGGTCACCCCGGCCGACATCGGCCTCCCGTTCGAGGAGGTGGCGTTCCGGAACGGCGACGGGCTCACCCTGCGCGGCTGGTACGTGCCGCCGCCCGCCGGGACTCCGGGCCGCGTGCCGGCGGTGGCGTACGGTCATGGGAACGGCACCGATCGCCGGCACTGGCTCCCGGTCGTCCTGGCGATCCACCGCGCCGGGTTCGCGCAGATCCTCTTCGATTTCACCGGGCGCGGCGAGAGCGACGGCGACGTCATCACGCTCGGCTACCACGAGGCGAACGATCTGCGCGCCGCCTGCGACCTCCTCGCCGGGCGGAGCGAGGTCGATCCACTCAAGCTTGCGATCGCCGGACGGAGCATGGGCGCCGTCGCCGCTATCTACGAGGCGAAGGACGATGCGCGCGTGAAGGCGCTCGTCCTCGATAGCCCGTACGCCGACCTTCCCTCCCTCGTGGCGCGGACGCTCGGGGCGTTTCACCTTCCGGCGTTCCTCATCGAGCGGCCGCTCCTCGCGGTCGCCGGATGGCGCGCGAACTACACGCCGTCGTCCGTCCGGCCCGTCGACGCGATCAAGGACGTTCGCGTGCCGATCCTCCTCTTCCACGGCGACGCCGACCGCCTGATCCCCTTCGACGACGCCAAGGCGCTCAAGGCGGCGGCGACCGGTCCCGTCACCTTCGTCCCCTTGCCCGGCCTCGACCACAACGACCCGCGCCCCGACGCGGTCACCGACCAGATGGTCGCGTTTCTCGCCAAGACCCTTCGCTGA
- the folB gene encoding dihydroneopterin aldolase, with protein sequence MADRIFVEGIKFHGFHGLTRLERQVGVRLSVDVGIEMDLEKSGRSDRMADTLDYAKVHKIVIEVGRGRSYKLLETFARQLLDELLQDERIDRVTVRVRKETPMLDGIVDAVGVEMTRARNGKHA encoded by the coding sequence ATGGCCGACCGGATCTTCGTCGAGGGGATCAAGTTCCACGGCTTCCACGGCCTGACGCGCCTGGAGCGGCAGGTCGGCGTGCGCCTCTCGGTCGACGTCGGGATCGAGATGGACCTCGAGAAGTCCGGCCGGTCCGATCGCATGGCCGACACGCTCGACTATGCGAAGGTCCACAAGATCGTCATCGAGGTCGGGCGCGGCCGCTCCTACAAGCTCCTCGAGACGTTCGCGCGGCAGCTCCTCGATGAGCTGCTGCAGGATGAAAGGATCGATCGCGTGACGGTGCGTGTCCGGAAGGAGACCCCGATGCTCGACGGGATCGTCGACGCGGTCGGGGTCGAGATGACGCGCGCGCGGAACGGGAAACACGCATGA
- the queD gene encoding 6-carboxytetrahydropterin synthase QueD: MIVRRVFRFEAAHRLPHHPGKCRELHGHSYRLVVAVDRPVEAASGMAIDFGDLKAIVRREVVDRVDHRSLNDLLDNPTAEVIAAWAWERLHPHLDGLAEIELWETEDCSVVYRGA, from the coding sequence ATGATCGTGCGCCGCGTCTTCCGCTTCGAGGCGGCGCACCGCCTCCCGCATCATCCGGGGAAGTGCCGCGAGCTGCACGGTCATTCCTACCGGCTCGTCGTCGCCGTCGACCGTCCGGTCGAGGCCGCGTCGGGGATGGCGATCGACTTCGGCGATCTGAAGGCGATCGTCCGCCGCGAGGTCGTCGATCGGGTCGATCATCGCAGCCTGAACGACCTCCTCGACAACCCGACCGCCGAGGTCATCGCGGCGTGGGCCTGGGAGCGCCTGCATCCCCACCTCGACGGCCTCGCCGAGATCGAGCTGTGGGAGACCGAGGACTGCTCGGTCGTCTACCGGGGGGCCTGA
- the radC gene encoding DNA repair protein RadC — protein MSDPWTSHESVPVLSLPEPRGEPPRAFRPREKAFAKGVAFLGHAELLALVLGTGSAKRPALDTARLILRRHGLKRLAGLTPEEWRREEGIGASQGARLAAAFELGRRLQAGEEEARPRITSPKDVWRVTRDLARARKEHLVGLYLDAQNALIHRETISIGALNTTRSHPREIFHPAIAHLALGFILVHNHPSGSLDPSDEDVAFTRSVHHAGETLGIALYDHVIVAGRGWTSLRERGAF, from the coding sequence ATGTCCGATCCCTGGACCTCGCACGAGTCCGTGCCCGTACTTTCTCTCCCCGAGCCGCGAGGCGAGCCGCCCCGCGCGTTCCGCCCGCGCGAGAAGGCGTTCGCGAAGGGCGTCGCCTTCCTCGGCCACGCCGAGCTTCTCGCCCTCGTCCTCGGCACCGGATCCGCCAAGCGTCCCGCGCTCGACACCGCGCGCCTGATCCTGCGCCGCCACGGCCTGAAGCGCCTCGCCGGCCTCACGCCCGAGGAGTGGCGGCGCGAGGAAGGCATCGGAGCCTCGCAAGGCGCCCGCCTCGCCGCCGCATTCGAGCTCGGCCGCCGTCTCCAGGCGGGCGAGGAGGAAGCGCGCCCGCGCATCACGAGCCCGAAGGACGTGTGGCGCGTCACGCGCGATCTCGCGCGCGCCAGGAAGGAGCACCTCGTCGGCCTCTACCTCGACGCTCAGAACGCCCTCATCCACCGCGAGACGATCTCGATCGGCGCCTTGAACACGACGCGCTCGCACCCGCGGGAGATCTTCCACCCCGCGATCGCGCACCTCGCCCTCGGCTTCATCCTCGTCCACAACCACCCGTCGGGCTCCCTCGACCCCTCCGACGAAGACGTCGCCTTCACGCGCTCCGTCCACCACGCCGGCGAGACGCTCGGCATCGCCCTCTACGACCACGTCATCGTCGCGGGCAGAGGATGGACGAGCTTGAGGGAGAGGGGAGCGTTCTGA
- a CDS encoding amidohydrolase family protein, with translation MTFRDAHTHLSSGAMDLADLDLRGLDADGALVEVVREVSRRPAGRWIGGWGWHGDPTAKIETLDRATPAHPVVLARADGHGAWLNLAARRVLGCAVPIVTEHDYDRLRPRLPRPTREDRMIAVARRAKAFADDGVAAVDDIVESWAIGVYNELAERSELPLSVTMWTPDSLRTSAKEAYDAYATHAPLAFAGIKIFVDGTLGARTAALFEPYADDPETSGRLRSDPDDLNARVKELAGRGYRVALHAIGDRAVDAALSALERAPKSPAGPHRIEHAQVVRERDLPRFAAAGIVASVQPRHFFDDAAFREARLGARDGVISYPLASLARAGATLLFGSDWPVSDHSPRAILRAATDPDRGEEALGEAEALAAMTA, from the coding sequence GTGACGTTCCGCGACGCGCACACGCACCTATCGTCGGGCGCGATGGACCTCGCGGATCTCGATCTCAGGGGGCTCGATGCCGACGGTGCGCTTGTCGAGGTCGTCCGGGAAGTCTCGCGGCGTCCGGCGGGCAGGTGGATCGGTGGCTGGGGTTGGCACGGCGATCCCACCGCGAAGATCGAGACGCTCGATCGGGCGACGCCGGCGCACCCCGTCGTGCTCGCCCGGGCCGACGGCCACGGTGCGTGGCTAAACCTCGCGGCGAGGCGAGTGTTGGGATGCGCCGTCCCGATCGTCACGGAGCACGACTACGACCGCCTTCGCCCCCGCCTTCCGCGACCGACCCGGGAGGATCGGATGATCGCCGTCGCGCGCCGGGCCAAGGCTTTCGCCGACGATGGCGTCGCCGCCGTCGACGACATCGTCGAGTCGTGGGCGATCGGCGTGTACAACGAGCTCGCCGAACGCTCCGAGCTGCCGCTCAGCGTCACGATGTGGACCCCCGATTCACTCCGCACGAGCGCGAAGGAGGCATACGACGCGTACGCGACGCATGCTCCTCTCGCTTTCGCCGGCATCAAGATCTTCGTCGACGGCACGCTCGGTGCGCGCACCGCGGCGCTCTTCGAGCCGTACGCCGACGATCCGGAGACGTCGGGACGCCTCCGGAGCGACCCGGACGATCTCAACGCCCGCGTGAAGGAGCTTGCCGGGCGCGGCTATCGGGTCGCCCTTCACGCGATCGGCGATCGCGCGGTCGACGCAGCGTTGAGCGCGCTCGAGCGTGCGCCCAAGAGTCCCGCGGGGCCGCATCGCATCGAGCACGCGCAAGTCGTACGAGAGCGGGACCTGCCGCGCTTCGCCGCGGCGGGGATCGTCGCTTCCGTGCAGCCGCGCCATTTCTTCGACGATGCGGCGTTCCGGGAGGCGCGCCTCGGCGCGCGCGACGGTGTGATCTCGTACCCGCTCGCGTCGCTCGCGCGCGCCGGCGCGACGCTTCTCTTCGGCAGCGACTGGCCGGTCTCCGACCATTCTCCGCGCGCGATTCTGCGCGCCGCGACCGACCCCGATCGCGGTGAGGAAGCGCTCGGCGAGGCGGAGGCCTTGGCCGCGATGACCGCCTGA
- a CDS encoding DUF4139 domain-containing protein — MTTLIPLLAAAALAAEPVPQSTAADRTSVAVTVYNQNLALVRETRNVVLSKNGTTFLRFMDVPSQINPRTVHVAAPGLTVLEQNYEYDLISPEKLLEKYVGRDVEIVEQAEDLTQRTVKATLLSTNGGTVYRIGDRIVIGQGGKVTLPELPAELVARPTLVWSLNATKPATVPAEVSYLTDGMNWSADYVAVVDADDKKAGLSGWVTIDNHCGAAFENATLKLVAGDVRRLAAPQVMQMEADMRMKSMAAAAPQFQEESFFEYHLYTLDRPATIKDNQTKQLSLFSASSIPVTKRLLVASQPNWFRNNSLGTGSQSQKVQVVLEIKNDQASGLGLPLPKGVVRVYKKDKSGAEQFVGEDQIDHTPKDEMVRLQVGDAFDVVAERSQTDYKAVSPRELETAWSLSLRNRKDEDVVVTVREPMAGDWKLISSSIPGQKIDQSTLEFQVPVPKGKEVKLVYRVGVRW; from the coding sequence ATGACGACGCTCATTCCCCTTCTCGCCGCTGCTGCGCTCGCCGCCGAGCCCGTTCCCCAGAGCACCGCCGCCGACCGCACCTCGGTCGCGGTGACCGTGTACAACCAGAACCTGGCGCTCGTGCGCGAGACGCGAAACGTGGTGCTGTCCAAGAACGGAACGACGTTCCTGCGCTTCATGGACGTACCGTCCCAGATCAACCCGCGCACCGTACACGTCGCGGCGCCCGGTCTTACGGTCCTCGAGCAGAACTACGAGTACGACCTGATCTCCCCCGAGAAGCTCCTCGAGAAATACGTCGGGCGCGACGTCGAGATCGTCGAGCAGGCCGAGGACCTCACGCAGCGGACGGTGAAGGCGACGCTCCTGTCGACGAACGGCGGAACGGTCTATCGGATCGGCGACCGGATCGTCATCGGCCAGGGCGGCAAGGTCACGCTCCCCGAGCTTCCGGCGGAGCTGGTCGCCCGCCCGACACTCGTCTGGAGTCTGAACGCGACGAAGCCGGCGACGGTGCCGGCCGAGGTCTCCTACCTGACTGATGGGATGAACTGGTCGGCGGACTACGTCGCCGTCGTCGATGCCGACGACAAGAAAGCGGGCCTCTCGGGCTGGGTCACGATCGACAACCACTGCGGCGCGGCGTTCGAGAACGCCACGCTCAAGCTCGTTGCGGGCGACGTGCGGCGCCTCGCCGCGCCCCAGGTCATGCAGATGGAAGCCGACATGCGCATGAAATCGATGGCCGCCGCCGCTCCGCAGTTCCAGGAGGAGTCGTTCTTCGAGTACCACCTCTACACGCTCGATCGCCCCGCGACGATCAAGGACAACCAGACGAAGCAGCTCTCGCTGTTCTCGGCGTCCTCGATCCCGGTGACGAAGCGCCTCCTCGTCGCGAGCCAGCCCAACTGGTTCCGCAACAATTCTCTCGGCACGGGCTCGCAGAGCCAGAAGGTCCAGGTCGTCCTGGAGATCAAGAACGACCAGGCGAGCGGCCTCGGCCTTCCCCTCCCGAAGGGCGTCGTCCGCGTCTACAAGAAGGACAAGTCCGGTGCCGAGCAGTTCGTCGGCGAGGACCAGATCGACCACACGCCCAAGGACGAGATGGTCCGCCTCCAGGTCGGCGACGCCTTCGACGTCGTCGCGGAGCGATCGCAGACCGACTACAAGGCTGTCTCGCCCCGCGAGCTCGAGACCGCGTGGTCGCTCTCGCTCCGCAACCGCAAGGACGAGGACGTCGTCGTCACCGTGCGCGAGCCGATGGCGGGCGACTGGAAGCTCATCTCGTCGAGCATCCCCGGCCAGAAGATCGACCAGTCGACCCTCGAGTTCCAGGTGCCGGTCCCGAAGGGGAAGGAAGTGAAGCTGGTGTACCGGGTCGGCGTGCGGTGGTAG